The following are encoded together in the Candidatus Woesebacteria bacterium genome:
- a CDS encoding GIY-YIG nuclease family protein, with amino-acid sequence MTYFVYILRTSSNTLYIGQTNDVRRRISEHKKKGKKSAKYLRYFKSVELIHQEKYNTKSQALKREAELKKWPKAKKEELCKNRIHEVLSNNEKDLS; translated from the coding sequence ATGACTTATTTCGTATACATTCTCAGAACTTCATCTAATACTTTATATATTGGTCAAACAAATGATGTAAGAAGAAGAATTTCAGAACACAAAAAGAAAGGCAAAAAGTCTGCTAAGTACTTGCGATACTTTAAGTCAGTGGAACTTATTCATCAAGAAAAATACAATACTAAAAGTCAGGCTTTAAAACGCGAGGCTGAACTGAAAAAATGGCCAAAAGCAAAAAAAGAGGAACTGTGTAAAAACCGCATCCATGAAGTATTGTCAAATAATGAAAAAGACTTATCCTGA
- a CDS encoding DUF2892 domain-containing protein, whose translation MKILQNESKVDRGIRMVLGMAIALVSFTYLEGTLQLIALIISLVLLVTGFTGFCLLYKLLGINTKK comes from the coding sequence ATGAAAATACTTCAAAATGAAAGTAAAGTAGATAGGGGTATACGCATGGTTCTCGGTATGGCTATAGCTTTAGTTAGCTTTACCTATCTGGAGGGAACATTACAACTTATTGCTCTGATAATTTCTTTGGTACTATTAGTAACCGGCTTTACGGGTTTTTGTCTTTTGTACAAATTACTAGGCATTAATACCAAGAAATAA
- a CDS encoding Zn-ribbon domain-containing OB-fold protein: MHNLPPKNWRMQKSKYRLLGGCCLKCKLITYPAKTVCPKCRAIGKTKDYLLQPYGKIISLSEVYVAPTGFEKFVPYTIVIIKLTKGPLMLSQLTDYKRKDVRIGTKVEAVFRKISDFDTSGIIQYGIKFKPVK, encoded by the coding sequence ATGCACAATTTACCACCAAAAAATTGGAGAATGCAGAAGTCGAAATATAGACTTCTTGGGGGATGTTGTTTGAAGTGTAAATTAATTACCTATCCGGCAAAAACCGTTTGTCCAAAGTGTAGAGCTATAGGAAAAACAAAGGATTATTTACTACAACCCTACGGAAAAATAATTTCGCTAAGTGAGGTATATGTTGCTCCGACAGGTTTTGAAAAGTTTGTTCCATATACGATTGTTATAATTAAACTTACCAAAGGACCGCTGATGTTGTCGCAATTAACGGATTATAAAAGGAAAGATGTGAGAATAGGTACAAAAGTCGAGGCGGTATTTAGAAAAATATCAGACTTTGACACTTCGGGAATTATTCAATACGGTATAAAATTCAAACCGGTAAAATAA
- a CDS encoding thiolase domain-containing protein yields MNKILVAGTGITKFGELWSKSLRQLALEASLLALKDAGLSPDDIDGVYVANMIAPTTSGQSHLGPLVTGELGINVQAVHIEAACASGGTAIQLAAESIKSGQNKTVLVVGVEKMTDLSTPDITAALMQASDDEVESFYGANFAGLYALMATVYMDKYGLTQKDLATIAVKNHHNARLNPNAHFHNSITVDDVLNSAPVASPLKLFDCSPISDGAAAVILTSETNVVKNKVKVSVLASSSATDSLSLCNRQDLTSLKSARLAAKNAYQQANIKPKDINVAEVHDCFTIAEVFAMEDLGFYEKGMAFKGIRNAETTLSGKLPINTSGGLKGCGHPVGATGIKQVIEIVHQLEGTAGDRQIPNVRYGLTHNVGGSGSTCVVSIFGI; encoded by the coding sequence ATGAACAAGATATTGGTAGCAGGTACAGGTATTACAAAATTTGGAGAGCTGTGGTCGAAGTCGCTTCGACAATTGGCATTGGAAGCGTCACTTCTTGCATTAAAAGACGCAGGTTTATCGCCCGATGATATTGACGGAGTTTATGTAGCCAATATGATTGCTCCAACAACCTCAGGACAATCTCATCTTGGTCCATTGGTTACTGGAGAACTCGGAATTAATGTACAAGCAGTACACATTGAGGCGGCATGTGCATCCGGTGGGACGGCTATCCAATTGGCAGCTGAAAGTATAAAAAGCGGACAAAACAAAACGGTTTTGGTTGTGGGTGTCGAAAAAATGACGGATTTAAGTACTCCGGATATCACAGCGGCATTGATGCAAGCTTCCGACGATGAAGTGGAAAGTTTTTATGGCGCAAACTTTGCGGGTCTTTATGCTTTAATGGCAACTGTATATATGGATAAGTATGGCTTAACCCAGAAAGATTTGGCAACTATTGCCGTAAAAAATCATCACAATGCACGCCTTAATCCAAACGCGCATTTTCACAACAGCATTACAGTTGATGATGTGTTAAATAGTGCACCTGTTGCTTCGCCTTTGAAGCTTTTTGATTGTTCGCCAATTTCGGACGGGGCTGCTGCTGTAATACTAACTAGTGAAACAAATGTTGTTAAAAATAAAGTGAAGGTTTCGGTTCTGGCATCTTCGTCCGCAACAGACAGTTTGTCTTTATGTAATCGACAGGATCTAACATCTTTAAAATCGGCTCGATTAGCTGCCAAAAATGCATACCAACAAGCAAATATAAAACCGAAAGATATCAATGTTGCCGAAGTACATGATTGCTTTACTATAGCCGAAGTGTTTGCGATGGAAGATTTAGGTTTTTATGAAAAAGGTATGGCGTTCAAGGGAATTAGAAATGCCGAAACGACACTTAGTGGAAAGTTGCCAATTAATACTTCAGGCGGATTAAAAGGGTGTGGTCATCCAGTTGGCGCAACTGGTATTAAACAAGTCATAGAAATTGTACACCAACTAGAGGGAACGGCGGGAGATCGACAAATACCTAATGTCAGATACGGATTGACACACAATGTAGGAGGTTCCGGTTCAACTTGTGTAGTAAGTATATTCGGAATTTAA
- a CDS encoding hydroxymethylglutaryl-CoA synthase: MKNVGIVGYGVSIPHLRIKTKNIARAWNSSMNPGRALGVHEKSVPNYDEDTITLSVEAALRALERSTIQSNEVGAIYIGSESHPYAVKPSSTIVAEAIGMTNDYMAIDTQFACKAGTANMQIVIGLVSSLMIKNGLAIGTDCAQSTAGDALEYTAAAGSAAIIIGRKNIAVKIIDTLSYSSDAPDFWRREGETCPKHAGRFTGEPAYFKHIMMATKNILEKTKTQPSDYDHVVFHMPNGKFPGNVALKMGFTEKQLKAGLVVGNLGNTYSASSMIGLCSVFDIAKPGQNILLTSYGSGSGSDAFVFETTRELTKIQRKASKTSTLLVNKKYISYTSYLRLKNKIVL, encoded by the coding sequence ATGAAAAATGTTGGCATAGTTGGATACGGAGTTAGTATTCCTCACTTGCGTATTAAAACCAAAAATATAGCCAGGGCTTGGAACAGTTCAATGAATCCCGGAAGAGCTTTGGGTGTACATGAGAAATCGGTACCGAATTACGATGAGGATACGATTACACTTTCGGTGGAAGCAGCATTAAGAGCACTTGAAAGATCTACAATTCAATCAAATGAAGTGGGTGCAATATATATTGGATCTGAATCACATCCATATGCGGTCAAGCCATCATCAACGATTGTTGCCGAAGCAATTGGAATGACAAATGACTATATGGCAATTGATACCCAATTTGCCTGCAAAGCAGGAACGGCAAATATGCAAATTGTGATCGGGTTGGTATCGTCACTAATGATTAAAAATGGTTTAGCCATCGGGACTGATTGTGCGCAAAGTACTGCCGGCGATGCACTTGAATATACCGCTGCAGCCGGATCAGCGGCGATAATCATCGGCCGTAAAAATATTGCAGTAAAAATAATTGATACCTTATCTTACTCCTCGGACGCACCCGACTTCTGGAGACGTGAAGGTGAGACTTGTCCAAAACATGCCGGGCGGTTTACCGGTGAACCTGCATATTTTAAGCATATTATGATGGCTACAAAAAACATTCTTGAAAAGACAAAAACTCAACCAAGTGATTATGATCATGTCGTATTTCATATGCCCAATGGTAAGTTTCCCGGTAACGTTGCCCTTAAAATGGGTTTTACCGAAAAACAATTGAAAGCCGGTTTGGTGGTTGGTAATTTAGGAAATACCTACTCGGCTTCGTCAATGATTGGTTTGTGTAGCGTTTTTGACATAGCTAAACCAGGGCAAAATATATTGTTAACATCATATGGATCAGGATCCGGATCGGATGCGTTTGTTTTCGAGACAACGCGTGAATTGACTAAAATTCAAAGAAAAGCATCCAAAACCTCGACACTTCTTGTCAACAAGAAATACATTTCCTATACATCATATTTAAGATTAAAAAACAAAATCGTACTATGA
- a CDS encoding hydroxymethylglutaryl-CoA reductase, producing MQKIVNKTPTENIINSSDPMGQRRSVLEKKLHIKLDSIENPSFNVDDVSTKNCENLIGKVDIPLGVAGPLTVRGKYAQGNYYIPLATTEGALVASVNRGCKAATSAGGVSVAIVKSEMTRAPVFCVNSYNEAQAFIKFVQKNITRIEKLVTETSPFIKLIAIDPYISGRNVYLRFRFDTNDAMGMNMATFACDHVIRKFLLPKTQVNCISLSGNVCTDKKPAWINKLHGRGHTVHAEVVIPKNILVKTLKTTSQKIYEVYVRKLLIGSQVAGAMGVNAHHVNVVAAIFAATGQDLAHVVEGSLGTTSIEADNSNLYISVDLPSLILGTIGGGTNLSSQSQALSIMGIAGSGKPSGTNAKKFAEIVASAVLCGELSLLAALSSNDLAKAHMKYARGGQV from the coding sequence ATGCAAAAAATTGTTAACAAGACCCCAACGGAAAATATAATAAATTCAAGTGATCCGATGGGCCAAAGAAGGTCTGTTTTAGAAAAAAAACTTCATATAAAATTAGACAGTATCGAAAATCCAAGTTTTAATGTTGACGATGTATCGACTAAAAACTGCGAGAATCTAATTGGAAAAGTCGATATACCCCTGGGTGTTGCCGGACCCTTAACCGTTAGAGGTAAATATGCGCAAGGAAATTATTATATACCGCTTGCGACAACCGAAGGTGCATTGGTTGCAAGTGTAAACAGGGGGTGTAAAGCGGCAACTTCAGCGGGAGGAGTGTCGGTTGCTATTGTTAAAAGTGAAATGACGCGAGCGCCAGTTTTTTGTGTTAATAGTTATAACGAAGCACAAGCTTTTATTAAATTTGTACAAAAAAATATTACACGGATTGAAAAGTTGGTTACCGAGACTTCACCATTCATCAAACTTATCGCCATCGATCCTTATATATCCGGAAGGAATGTATATTTAAGATTTAGATTTGATACCAATGATGCCATGGGGATGAATATGGCAACCTTTGCTTGTGATCATGTTATAAGAAAATTTCTTTTACCAAAAACACAAGTAAATTGCATTTCGTTGAGTGGAAACGTGTGCACCGACAAAAAACCAGCATGGATAAATAAATTACATGGCAGGGGTCATACTGTCCATGCAGAAGTAGTTATACCGAAAAATATTCTCGTAAAAACGCTGAAAACTACATCGCAAAAAATATACGAAGTTTATGTTCGAAAATTATTGATCGGATCTCAGGTAGCCGGTGCGATGGGGGTAAATGCACATCATGTAAATGTAGTAGCAGCTATTTTTGCGGCAACGGGGCAAGACTTGGCACATGTCGTCGAAGGATCTTTGGGAACGACTTCCATAGAAGCCGATAACAGCAACCTTTATATAAGTGTTGATTTACCAAGTCTGATATTGGGAACGATTGGAGGAGGAACTAATCTTTCATCGCAGAGTCAAGCTCTGTCAATAATGGGTATAGCAGGATCTGGTAAACCTTCAGGAACTAATGCCAAGAAATTCGCTGAAATAGTTGCATCTGCAGTTCTTTGTGGTGAATTATCTTTGCTTGCGGCGTTGTCATCTAATGATTTGGCTAAAGCACATATGAAATACGCAAGAGGAGGACAAGTGTGA
- a CDS encoding methionine adenosyltransferase has translation MSKNLFTSESVCAGHPDKICDQISDAILDEVYKKDEFGRVAVETMVTTNKVFVAGEITSDYKVDYEKIIKKQIKRLGYIEPELGFSPASDISINIHEQSSEIAQGVNKKGAGDQGMMFGYACNETKVFMPLPIMIAHNLCELLDKVREKNILKYLRPDGKSQVTVEYKNGKPYRITNVVVAVPHSPKVALNKVKDDIYKKVVSPVLLKYGFEISPKDLIVNGTGVWHIGGPASDTGVTGRKIAVDSYGSYARLGGGAFSGKDPTKVDRSGAYAARFLAKNIVAKGLAQRAEVRLAYFIGARKPVMQDVETFGTEKASQKEIKMYMHKLLDTSVEGIISGLNLRNPIYLKTASYGHFGRNIFPWEKVIG, from the coding sequence ATCTCCAAAAATTTATTTACCTCCGAGTCTGTTTGTGCTGGTCACCCCGATAAAATATGCGATCAGATAAGTGACGCTATTCTTGATGAGGTATACAAAAAAGATGAGTTTGGAAGAGTAGCAGTTGAAACAATGGTGACGACTAATAAAGTGTTTGTTGCGGGTGAAATTACCTCCGACTATAAGGTTGACTACGAAAAAATAATTAAAAAACAAATTAAAAGATTAGGTTATATTGAGCCGGAATTGGGCTTTTCGCCTGCTAGTGATATTTCTATAAATATTCATGAACAATCAAGCGAAATTGCCCAGGGCGTAAATAAAAAAGGTGCCGGGGATCAGGGGATGATGTTTGGATATGCATGTAATGAAACAAAAGTATTTATGCCGCTTCCAATTATGATTGCACACAATCTTTGTGAATTATTAGATAAAGTAAGAGAGAAAAATATACTGAAGTATCTTCGTCCTGACGGAAAAAGCCAAGTGACTGTTGAATATAAAAATGGTAAACCATATCGAATAACAAATGTCGTGGTTGCTGTACCACATTCTCCTAAAGTTGCACTTAATAAAGTAAAAGATGACATTTACAAAAAAGTCGTTTCCCCTGTGTTATTGAAATATGGATTTGAAATATCTCCAAAAGATTTGATTGTTAACGGAACAGGTGTGTGGCATATCGGAGGACCGGCATCGGACACGGGGGTTACGGGTCGAAAAATCGCAGTGGATAGTTATGGAAGTTATGCCCGTCTTGGGGGTGGCGCTTTTAGCGGTAAAGACCCAACAAAAGTTGATCGATCCGGAGCATATGCAGCCAGATTTCTTGCTAAAAATATTGTGGCTAAAGGTCTTGCTCAAAGGGCAGAAGTTAGACTGGCGTATTTCATCGGTGCGAGAAAACCTGTCATGCAGGACGTGGAAACTTTCGGAACAGAAAAAGCTTCACAAAAAGAAATTAAAATGTATATGCATAAGTTATTAGACACATCAGTTGAGGGAATCATAAGTGGTCTTAACTTAAGAAATCCGATCTATCTAAAAACGGCTTCATATGGGCATTTTGGTAGAAATATATTTCCTTGGGAGAAAGTAATTGGATAA
- a CDS encoding DUF2130 domain-containing protein has translation MATNITCPFCNKHFEPSDAYKHELEEKLISDIKAKYNEELIKLKKEKQDILVKSEEKLEEVKNEITLKARKDAINKVRLEYDAKIASTKEESKEQEYKNKELQEEIKKLFKELRETKDTKDRLEIEFQKKLFEEQTKIRNVARREVENEFNLEIAKKDKKMQDLQKQLQEAQRKAQVGSQQLQGELQELAFEKSLTSEFPFDKIREVPKGVNGADIIQEVFHSSGTFSGTIVWEIKNTKNWSNKWIAKLKQDKRMLKADLAVLVTTALPEGSLSFELIDGILVTQPEIALGLSHLLRQQIIQVHAANTANEGKSEKAEIVYNYLISNDFKQRIEVWVEYFKNRRDEIDKERAYYTKKWEKEDKDIVRVIQNTAGIYGDLQGLIGNALPKVSYLELSEGDKKLS, from the coding sequence ATGGCAACCAATATTACATGTCCCTTTTGCAACAAACATTTTGAACCAAGTGATGCATACAAACACGAACTTGAAGAAAAATTAATTAGTGATATCAAAGCGAAATATAACGAGGAGCTTATTAAACTAAAGAAAGAAAAACAGGACATTCTTGTCAAAAGCGAAGAAAAATTGGAAGAAGTAAAAAATGAAATTACACTAAAGGCAAGAAAAGATGCGATCAATAAGGTTAGGTTGGAATACGATGCAAAAATTGCCTCCACAAAAGAGGAAAGTAAAGAGCAGGAATATAAAAATAAAGAGCTCCAGGAAGAAATTAAAAAATTATTTAAAGAACTTCGGGAAACAAAAGATACTAAAGATCGTTTAGAAATAGAATTCCAAAAGAAACTATTTGAAGAGCAAACAAAAATCAGAAACGTTGCAAGACGTGAAGTCGAAAATGAATTTAATCTAGAGATTGCCAAGAAAGACAAAAAAATGCAAGATCTTCAAAAACAACTTCAAGAAGCACAACGCAAAGCGCAAGTCGGTTCCCAACAGCTACAAGGTGAATTGCAAGAATTAGCATTTGAGAAATCGCTCACAAGTGAATTTCCGTTCGATAAAATCCGCGAAGTCCCTAAGGGTGTCAATGGCGCAGATATAATCCAGGAAGTGTTTCATAGTTCAGGAACATTTTCAGGGACAATTGTATGGGAAATAAAAAATACCAAAAACTGGTCGAACAAATGGATCGCAAAACTCAAACAAGACAAAAGAATGTTGAAAGCAGATCTTGCTGTCCTTGTCACTACGGCTCTTCCCGAAGGATCTTTGTCGTTTGAATTAATTGATGGAATTCTTGTTACACAACCAGAAATCGCATTAGGTTTAAGCCATTTACTGCGGCAACAAATTATTCAAGTACACGCTGCAAACACTGCAAACGAAGGAAAATCGGAGAAAGCTGAAATTGTATATAATTACTTAATAAGTAATGATTTCAAACAAAGAATAGAGGTATGGGTCGAATACTTCAAAAACCGTCGTGACGAGATCGACAAAGAAAGAGCTTATTATACTAAAAAATGGGAAAAGGAAGATAAAGACATTGTTCGTGTAATACAAAATACCGCCGGGATATATGGTGATTTGCAGGGGTTAATTGGCAATGCATTGCCGAAGGTTAGTTATTTGGAGCTGTCTGAGGGAGATAAGAAATTATCTTAA
- a CDS encoding nucleoside hydrolase, with amino-acid sequence MRKKNIGLVISTDIGYDPDDMAMLHFLRLTKVIPDVIITSNEIGQNRKLLLDKYLQLTNQNISTFAGFERGCGNNFVFKICNDCKNVDSDFMLSELHKLIINKDLTIIVSSGCLTNVSELIKKYPRDVERILVLAMVSSWKKNFGASEANAKNDVSAVKRVLRKCKRLKIVVSDITINPSLAVDDNHWLIKYLTDSKDKGDRLILDNYKKWFKYKYPVSYLHDVLALSVLFGKWVSFEDKKVIVDKYGVLHENPRGHIISISKSVNYDDFNKYLYDLVFQNTFNNA; translated from the coding sequence ATGAGGAAGAAAAATATCGGGTTGGTGATTAGTACTGATATTGGTTATGATCCCGATGATATGGCAATGCTACACTTTCTTCGACTTACAAAAGTAATTCCGGATGTGATAATTACCTCAAACGAAATAGGTCAAAATAGAAAATTGTTATTAGATAAGTATTTACAATTAACAAATCAGAATATTTCAACATTTGCAGGTTTTGAACGAGGGTGTGGAAATAATTTTGTCTTTAAAATATGTAATGATTGTAAGAATGTAGATTCGGATTTTATGTTAAGTGAGCTTCATAAACTGATTATTAATAAGGATTTAACGATTATTGTGAGCTCGGGATGTTTGACAAATGTATCCGAATTAATAAAAAAATACCCTAGAGACGTAGAAAGGATACTCGTACTAGCTATGGTTTCATCCTGGAAGAAAAATTTTGGTGCTTCGGAAGCAAACGCAAAAAATGACGTATCTGCAGTTAAAAGGGTTTTACGAAAGTGTAAACGGCTAAAAATAGTTGTATCGGATATAACCATTAATCCGTCCTTGGCGGTTGATGATAATCATTGGTTAATAAAATATTTAACTGATTCGAAAGATAAAGGAGATAGATTGATTTTAGATAATTATAAAAAATGGTTTAAATACAAATATCCAGTATCTTATTTACACGATGTATTAGCTCTAAGTGTTTTATTTGGTAAATGGGTATCCTTTGAGGATAAAAAAGTAATAGTAGATAAGTATGGCGTATTACATGAAAATCCACGAGGACATATTATTTCTATAAGTAAATCTGTCAACTATGACGATTTTAATAAGTATTTGTATGATTTAGTCTTTCAAAATACCTTCAATAACGCTTAG
- a CDS encoding HAD family hydrolase: MKKYKYCDVEKIMSKKLIYWQAIIDKRVEQTFSVPEKINSITGDLFLIDGSPIIDKKSFAELPDWLRKYFLSERIMPVVDREIWLNNSSESSDLHTREGAERFVALRGPKFYNFDGKFEWGPNGIHALSMLRNNLTEDGDILVFLDDFKPSNVSEWLAKLASLFYIINDVVVAYYLIACKSALTNSVQNDDYNKLLNMLYKEYFDLFLLLDITKTNLDQKNIQYRLESLIKDLLTTVETVENYPELDLIRSHREAASPISLLFALHVFFKTRRLEDVDLVLAPLYGGIDVAMALRYVFQNREYLAKYLGQSRVHVHCDNIEIINVLTRIVKMRPLRRSEIADLKSENNAIDIEPNEQLVNKINNANKIMLMDDSVGKFETYDKFRKWLKKHLTKNVDLDFVAVYANIKWAKDNNIRYEKFLTLEALAVSPVSDSFLGKDSKYKLNGPYIPEKIINLSLMQCERTFINFNELQEYLVNLHDHKIIEGVGFDLYETLVERPGLNKNLRSNSIHNTHKKVFEYFQLGNKYNLFSSGLKELWGKEKKAKEIAYQEIDYIMIIEEVVRKAGVEKNVAPKLARMLLDKEMQMEINFTKPRKGLIKMLKNLKKKRIQIAIFTNTHYSKEFVMRIIDKCNIGNIINSNNVLVSSEENVKKPSEQAVLRLVNKLGIIPQQFAFVGNNEVDWVAAYKAKAVPVRLLYPGEYIEEEKNLKIWKKFYEEEKYRVGD, encoded by the coding sequence ATGAAAAAATACAAATACTGTGATGTGGAGAAGATTATGTCTAAAAAATTGATTTATTGGCAGGCAATAATCGATAAGCGGGTGGAACAGACCTTTAGTGTACCAGAGAAAATTAATTCGATAACAGGTGATTTGTTTTTAATAGACGGTAGTCCCATTATCGATAAAAAGTCATTCGCGGAGTTGCCAGATTGGCTAAGGAAATATTTCTTAAGTGAAAGAATTATGCCTGTGGTAGACCGCGAAATATGGCTGAACAATTCGTCAGAGAGTAGTGACTTACACACAAGAGAAGGCGCTGAACGTTTTGTTGCACTGAGAGGACCGAAATTTTACAATTTTGATGGAAAATTTGAATGGGGTCCAAATGGTATTCACGCGCTTTCGATGTTGAGGAATAACCTCACTGAAGATGGTGATATTCTTGTATTTCTCGATGATTTTAAACCCTCTAATGTAAGCGAGTGGCTAGCCAAATTGGCATCACTATTTTACATAATCAATGACGTTGTGGTGGCATATTACTTAATTGCATGCAAAAGTGCCTTGACTAATTCAGTGCAAAATGATGACTATAATAAACTACTCAATATGCTATACAAAGAGTATTTTGATTTGTTTCTCCTCTTGGATATTACAAAAACCAATCTTGATCAAAAAAATATTCAATACCGATTGGAATCATTGATTAAAGATCTACTAACAACTGTAGAGACTGTCGAAAATTATCCAGAACTTGATTTAATACGAAGTCACAGAGAAGCGGCATCGCCCATAAGCTTACTATTTGCATTACATGTCTTTTTTAAAACAAGAAGATTGGAAGATGTAGATTTGGTTTTAGCACCTTTGTATGGTGGTATCGATGTCGCCATGGCATTACGTTATGTGTTTCAAAACAGAGAGTACCTTGCAAAGTATTTGGGACAATCTCGAGTTCATGTACATTGTGATAACATCGAAATAATAAACGTATTGACAAGAATTGTAAAAATGAGACCTCTTAGAAGGTCCGAAATTGCCGATTTAAAGAGTGAGAATAATGCAATTGACATCGAGCCCAATGAACAACTTGTTAATAAAATAAATAATGCTAACAAAATTATGTTGATGGACGATTCGGTTGGAAAATTTGAGACATATGATAAGTTCAGAAAATGGTTGAAAAAACATCTAACGAAAAACGTTGATCTGGATTTTGTTGCAGTCTATGCAAATATTAAATGGGCGAAAGATAATAATATTAGGTATGAAAAGTTTTTGACTTTAGAAGCACTTGCAGTTAGTCCGGTGTCCGATTCGTTTTTGGGAAAAGACTCCAAGTATAAGCTAAACGGTCCGTATATACCAGAGAAGATAATCAACTTAAGCTTGATGCAATGCGAAAGGACATTTATAAATTTCAATGAACTTCAAGAATACTTGGTAAACTTACATGATCATAAAATAATTGAAGGTGTCGGGTTTGATCTCTATGAGACTTTAGTGGAAAGACCAGGTTTGAATAAGAATTTACGGTCTAATAGTATTCACAACACACATAAAAAAGTATTTGAATATTTTCAACTTGGAAATAAATATAATTTGTTTAGTAGCGGTTTAAAGGAATTGTGGGGAAAAGAAAAAAAGGCAAAAGAAATTGCGTACCAAGAGATAGATTATATAATGATTATTGAAGAAGTTGTTAGGAAGGCTGGTGTTGAAAAAAATGTTGCTCCAAAATTAGCCAGAATGCTACTTGATAAAGAAATGCAAATGGAAATAAATTTTACAAAACCCAGGAAAGGATTAATAAAAATGTTGAAAAATCTCAAGAAGAAACGAATACAAATTGCAATATTTACTAATACGCACTATTCAAAAGAATTCGTGATGAGAATCATTGATAAGTGTAATATTGGTAATATAATTAACTCTAATAACGTTTTGGTATCAAGCGAGGAAAATGTTAAAAAACCCAGTGAACAAGCGGTATTGAGGTTGGTTAATAAATTGGGTATTATTCCACAGCAGTTTGCGTTTGTGGGAAATAATGAGGTCGATTGGGTGGCTGCGTACAAAGCAAAAGCTGTACCGGTAAGGTTGTTGTATCCTGGAGAGTATATTGAAGAAGAAAAAAACTTGAAGATATGGAAGAAATTTTATGAGGAAGAAAAATATCGGGTTGGTGATTAG